Proteins encoded in a region of the Natator depressus isolate rNatDep1 chromosome 23, rNatDep2.hap1, whole genome shotgun sequence genome:
- the TBC1D17 gene encoding TBC1 domain family member 17, producing MESEGCRVVFEKDGVFLHTSAKRHPDQDSLIPGLVRILDKGSDHLLQWTPLEEAGDAPPIVFSKKWAFTLSLSELQSIRRSRPGLGWSYLIFISRESGSLPALHFHRGGSKALLRALCKYLILAISPKDSRLYLVYSHDSYALSHAFDELQLFDENSSNLVSRFLQDPYTATFGGFSKVTSFFRGALHHEAGTPLRPSSTTATNLEDEPGFEVISCQVQLGPRPAVCREAPVTEQEWGQHLDPEGRITHLDGLKRRIFAGGLAPALRKEAWKFLLGYYSWESTSEENRARARRRTDEYFRMKLQWKSVSEEQERRNSLLRGYRSLIERDVSRTDRSNKFYQGSENPALVLLHDVLMTYCVYNFDLGYVQGMSDLLSPVLYVTQNEVDAFWCFAGFMELVHHNFEESQESMKRQLAQLGLLLRVLDPPLCDFLDSKESGSLCFCFRWLLIWFKREFAFDDVLQLWEVLWTGLPCPSFHLLVACGILDSEREALMNSGFSFSEILKHINELTMKMSVEETLCRAEALYGQLAASPELPRNVQELLGLGGPAGGSPPATPPQPLSSVQAPGLELTGSVSPPLPDSSIEILPPEEPAMAQSPLP from the exons ATGGAGTcggagggctgcagg gtggtCTTCGAGAAGGACGGGGTTTTCCTGCACACCAGCGCCAAGCGCCACCCAGATCAGGACTCGCTCATCCCGGGGCTTGTCCGCATCCTCGACAAG ggctCAGACCACCTGCTGCAGTGGACGCCCCTGGAGGAAGCCGGTGATGCTCCCCCGATTGTTTTCTCCAAGAAG TGGGCCTTCACGCTCAGCCTCTCTGAGCTGCAGTCGATCCGCCGGAGCCGGCCGGGGCTGGGCTGGTCCTACCTCATCTTCATCAGCCGGGAGAGCGGGTCCCTGCCCGCCCTCCACTTCCACCGCGGGGGCAGCAAGGCCCTGCTGCGGGCACTCTGCAAGTACCTCATCCTGGCCat CTCCCCCAAGGACTCGCGGCTTTACCTGGTCTACAGCCATGACTCGTACGCGCTGTCACACGCCTTCGACGAGCTGCAGCTGTTCGATGAGAACTCCTCCAACCTAGTGTCG cgTTTCCTGCAGGACCCCTACACTGCCACTTTCGGGGGCTTCTCCAAAGTCACCAGCTTCTTCCGCGGGGCCCTGCACCACGAGGCTGGCACCCCCCTGCGGCCCTCGAGCACCACCGCCACTAACCTGGAGGATGAGCCAGGCTTCGAGGTCATCAGCTGC caggtgcagctgGGGCCGCGGCCGGCCGTGTGCCGGGAGGCCCCGGTGACGGAGCAGGAGTGGGGGCAGCACCTGGACCCCGAGGGGCGCATCACCCACCTGGACGGGCTCAAGAGGAGGATCTTTgctggg GGCCTCGCCCCGGCGCTGCGCAAGGAAGCCTGGAAGTTCCTGCTGGGCTATTACAGTTGGGAGAGCACCAGCGAGGAGAACCGGGCCCGGGCCCGCCGCAGAAC ggacgAGTATTTCCGCATGAAACTGCAGTGGAAGTCGGTGAGCGAGGAGCAGGAACGGCGGAACTCCCTGCTGCGCGGCTACCGCAGCCTCATCG AGCGGGACGTGAGCCGCACCGACCGAAGCAACAAATTCTACCAGGGCAGCGAGAACCCGGCGCTGGTTCTGCTCCATGACGTGCTCATGACCTATTGCGTATACAACTTCGACCTGG gctaCGTGCAGGGCATGAGCGACCTGCTCTCCCCCGTCCTCTACGTCACCCAGAACGAAGTCGACGCCTTCTGGTGCTTCGCGGGTTTCATGGAGCTGGTG CACCATAACTTCGAGGAGAGCCAGGAGAGCATGAAAcggcagctggcacagctggggctgctgctgcgtGTACTGGACCCGCCGCTCTGCGACTTCCTGg ACTCGAAGGAATCCGGCTCTTTGTGTTTCTGCTTCCGGTGGCTCCTGATCTGGTTCAAGCGGGAATTCGCCTTCGACGACGTGCTGCAGCTCTGGGAg gtgCTGTGGACGGGGCTGCCCTGCCCGAGCTTCCACCTGCTGGTGGCCTGCGGGATCCTGGACTCGGAGCGTGAGGCCCTAATGAACTCGGGGTTCAGCTTCAGTGAGATCCTCAAg cacatcAACGAGCTGACCATGAAGATGAGCGTGGAGGAGACGCTGTGCCGGGCCGAGGCGCTGTACGGACAGCTGGCGGCCAGCCCC GAGCTGCCACGGAACGTGCAGGAgcttctggggctggggggtcctgcggggggcagccccccagccactcccccccagcccctctcttcCGTCCAGGCCCCGGGACTGGAGCTGACGGGCAGTGTCTCGCCCCCCCTGCCCGACAGCAGCATCGAGATCCTGCCCCCCGAGGAGCCCGCCAtggcccagagccccctgccctga